A genomic region of Lytechinus pictus isolate F3 Inbred chromosome 2, Lp3.0, whole genome shotgun sequence contains the following coding sequences:
- the LOC129254678 gene encoding lactoperoxidase-like has translation MRLMARNIALLIVVSGILTHCYGYIGQHIQHQMRDSESVMHWYGADIKERQERSAQSPDDLRELCEELGYYIKPETCRVSTLKNYPSADGSCNNLLHPSWGKAGIPLRRYLPSEYGDGIGSLHEAEGGRKLPSTRKISNIVVGNNSVLVPRLNAMAMQFGQLVDHDVGHAPIHPNMCGCETKENCIPIEVPADDPIFRIRCIPLSRSKTVPGPECDVDKLWEQMNQITAFIDGSILYGSSASVQADLRAPGGLLRFRQNPFDESLKPFLPDDEENVQCNGRDSEFPCGKAGDKRAAIQPGQSALHTIFMRYHNQIAEQLSKMNSHWDGEQVFLETRKIVTSILQHITYNEYLPVTLGADLMKEHRLTVGSGNPYRGYRSGLDPSMPNIFATAAFRMGHSQISSNMTRVNVHYIEVYDPIQLRLAFFNGSAIHDVQNGGTDSIVLGMLVEPLEKIDRFFSEDITRFLFADPLNSFGLDLVAINTQRGRDHGLPGYKKWRTFCDLPDVSSFHELSDVMAPDTIDALKRAYTHVDDIDAFIGMVAEEPIDGALVGPTVGCILGKHFYNLKFGDRFWYENPTGTVLTPNQRDSIRRMTLARVICETLDDIDTIQPFVFHVADKKQGGIESFADYSATHDYPDETGGIPGFSNARVSCKDLNSIPRLDLNPWMEIKETSNCGSSKREEKKDN, from the exons TGCGAGACTCCGAGTCGGTGATGCATTGGTATGGTGCGGATATCAAGGAAAGGCAAGAAAGATCAGCACAATCACC AGATGATCTACGAGAATTGTGTGAGGAATTGGGTTATTACATCAAGCCAGAGACGTGCAGGGTGTCGACCTTGAAGAATTATCCATCTGCCGATGGCTCATGTAACAATCTCCTGCATCCATCATGGGGCAAGGCAGGCATCCCACTCAGGAGATATCTGCCATCAGAATACGGAGATG GGATTGGATCCTTGCATGAAGCTGAAGGAGGTAGGAAATTACCAAGTACAAGAAAAATATCGAACATCGTCGTTGGAAACAACTCCGTCCTAGTCCCACGGCTTAACGCTATGGCAATGCAGTTTGGACAACTGGTTGACCATGACGTGGGCCACGCGCCAATTCACCCAA ATATGTGTGGTTGTGAGACAAAAGAAAACTGCATCCCTATCGAGGTGCCAGCCGATGATCCAATCTTCCGTATCCGCTGCATCCCCCTCTCCCGCTCCAAGACCGTTCCAGGACCAGAATGTGATGTAGACAAGCTATGGGAACAAATGAATCAGATCACAGCGTTCATCGATGGGTCCATTCTATACGGATCGTCGGCCAGTGTACAGGCCGATCTCCGAGCTCCTGGAG GTCTCTTGAGATTTCGTCAGAACCCATTTGACGAATCCCTCAAGCCATTCTTGCCAGACGATGAAGAAAACGTTCAATGTAATGGTCGAGATTCTGAGTTTCCCTGTGGTAAGGCCGGTGATAAACGTGCCGCGATTCAACCAGGGCAATCCGCACTTCACACTATCTTCATGCGGTACCACAACCAAATCGCCGAGCAACTCAGTAAGATGAATTCGCACTGGGATGGAGAACAAGTCTTCCTTGAAACCCGGAAGATCGTCACCTCGATTCTCCAGCACATAACGTACAACGAATATCTACCGGTAACGCTCGGCGCTGACCTCATGAAGGAACATCGGTTAACCGTCGGTAGTGGTAATCCTTACCGCGGTTACCGGTCAGGACTCGATCCTAGCATGCCGAACATTTTCGCCACTGCAGCATTCCGGATGGGACACAGTCAGATCTCTTCCAACATGACCCGCGTGAACGTCCATTACATAGAGGTGTACGATCCCATTCAGCTGCGTTTAGCATTCTTCAACGGGAGCGCAATACATGACGTTCAAAATGGCGGCACAGATAGCATTGTACTTGGAATGCTGGTCGAACCACTGGAGAAGATAGATCGGTTCTTTAGTGAAGACATCACGCGGTTCTTGTTTGCCGATCCACTCAACAG CTTTGGGTTGGACTTGGTAGCCATCAACACACAACGCGGTCGAGACCATGGACTCCCTGGATATAAAAAATGGCGTACATTCTGTGATCTCCCAGATGTCTCGTCTTTTCACGAACTCTCCGATGTGATGGCGCCGGACACCATCGATGCTTTGAAGAGAGCGTACAC ACATGTTGATGACATCGATGCATTTATCGGAATGGTGGCCGAAGAGCCCATCGACGGTGCTCTCGTTGGTCCAACAGTGGGTTGCATTCTGGGAAAGCATTTCTACAATCTCAAATTCGGCGATCGTTTCTGGTACGAGAATCCGACCGGTACGGTTCTCACACCAA atcaaagGGATTCTATTCGTCGGATGACGCTGGCTAGGGTAATCTGTGAAACCTTGGATGACATCGACACTATTCAACCATTTGTATTTCATGTTGCCGATAAAAAACAAGG GGGCATCGAGTCCTTTGCCGATTACAGCGCCACACACGATTATCCGGACGAAACAGGAGGAATTCCTGGTTTCAGCAACGCACGTGTGAGCTGTAAGGACTTAAATTCCATACCACGTCTGGACTTAAATCCCTGGATGGAGATCAAGGAAACATCTAACTGTGGATCTTCtaagagagaagagaagaaagataACTAG